One window of Candidatus Methylocalor cossyra genomic DNA carries:
- a CDS encoding DUF938 domain-containing protein, translating into MTNDVPIDRPPIDPHPLSPYVAWAGNRNREPILQVFKELFPAQGRVLELASGSGNHINYFAPHFPGLQFQPSDYDVEVFEAIKQKRDQFGNRNVADPVQIDLRAPGSWLDSETRSYDAIFIVNLFQVAPVAIADGVAQIAARVLTRDGFVAIYGPFKVDGRYTTASNEAFDREIQAAKQPDWGLKDTQDLERAAAPYGIALKRTIDMPANNFILIFGRS; encoded by the coding sequence ATGACCAACGACGTTCCTATCGATCGCCCTCCCATCGACCCCCACCCTCTGAGCCCCTACGTCGCTTGGGCGGGCAATCGGAACCGCGAGCCCATTTTGCAGGTGTTTAAGGAGCTCTTCCCCGCCCAGGGGCGCGTTCTCGAACTGGCGAGCGGCTCCGGCAACCATATCAACTACTTTGCCCCGCATTTTCCGGGGCTGCAGTTTCAGCCATCGGATTATGACGTGGAGGTTTTCGAAGCCATCAAGCAGAAGCGCGACCAGTTCGGCAATCGCAACGTGGCGGATCCGGTGCAGATCGACCTGCGCGCGCCCGGGTCCTGGCTGGATAGCGAGACGCGGTCCTACGACGCCATCTTCATCGTCAACCTGTTCCAGGTGGCGCCGGTGGCCATCGCCGATGGGGTAGCGCAAATCGCGGCCCGGGTCCTGACGCGGGACGGATTCGTCGCCATCTACGGTCCGTTCAAGGTCGACGGGCGCTATACCACGGCATCGAACGAAGCTTTCGACCGGGAAATCCAGGCGGCCAAACAGCCCGATTGGGGGCTCAAGGACACCCAGGACCTGGAGCGGGCGGCCGCCCCCTACGGCATCGCCCTGAAACGGACGATCGACATGCCGGCCAACAACTTCATCCTGATATTCGGTAGGTCCTGA